A DNA window from Pogona vitticeps strain Pit_001003342236 chromosome 2, PviZW2.1, whole genome shotgun sequence contains the following coding sequences:
- the LOC110070411 gene encoding E3 ubiquitin-protein ligase TRIM39 isoform X2 yields MADASDRGLGAMLAQEIDGEEHPILYLSRKLTPRLQRRSSRRQKTSWEDMAAARVSSLQNLSEAALCSICLEYFKDPVIIIECGHNFCRACLTQCWEGTEGRKVSCPQCREKVQRNFIPNRLLANLAEKLSHLETQTEGVCEEHQEPLKLFCKDDKTLMCLVCDRSKEHRDHEVVPVKEAAQEYQDLITSRLEHLEDERGEVTKCKEETEEESQALLQQTKAEREEMNAVLRNLQQFLGKHEKLLGAQLEEVEKEIARKRGKHLAKLSEKLSSLEDLIQEMEEKGQQPPNELLQDVRSLSENCEQEETFRDLVAFPLELKSKIWGVFDRNGFLADLEKHFRDISLSGPQLHKANVTLDPETAFFCLNVSGDCKHVNYRKYRYLTDNPERFDDCYYVLGREGFTAGRHYWEVTMEGEGTWAVGVARKSVRRKGDVECRTEEGIWAFEKRGNGYRASNLPKKSFLPLSGKLRRIRVSLNYDEGRVSFHDLDKGSHLYTFSGASFSGETLLPFFEVDDSLTISS; encoded by the exons ATG GCGGATGCGTCAGACAGAGGGCTAGGAGCAATGTTGGCCCAAGAAATTGATGGAGAGGAACATCCAATATTGTACCTAAGCAGGAAACTTACTCCCAGATTACAGAGACGAAGCAGCAGACGACAAAAAACTTCCTGGGAAGATATGGCCGCTGCTCGGGTCAGTTCCTTGCAGAACCTCAGCGAGGCAGCCCTTTGCTCCATCTGCCTGGAGTATTTCAAGGATCCCGTGATCATTATAGAGTGTGGCCACAATTTCTGCCGAGCCTGCCTGACCCAGTGCTGGGAGGGGACGGAGGGCAGAAAGGTTTCCTGCCCTCAATGCAGAGAAAAAGTCCAAAGGAATTTCATCCCCAATCGGCTGCTGGCAAACTTGGCGGAGAAACTCAGTCACCTGGAAACTCAGACAGAAGGTGTCTGTGAAGAACATCAGGAGCCCTTGAAACTCTTCTGCAAGGATGACAAAACCCTCATGTGCCTTGTTTGTGACAGATCCAAAGAGCACCGAGACCATGAGGTGGTTCCTgtcaaggaagctgcccaggagtacCAG GATCTGATCACCAGTCGCTTGGAGcatctggaggatgagaggggGGAAGTCACAAAATGTAAAGAAGAAACCGAAGAGGAAAGTCAAGCCTTGCTT CAACAAACAAAAGCAGAGAGGGAAGAGATGAATGCAGTCTTGAGAAATTTACAACAGTTTTTGGGAAAACACGAGAAGCTTCTCGGGGCCCAGTTGGAAGAGGTGGAAAAGGAGATTGCGAGGAAAAGGGGCAAACACCTGGCCAAACTCTCCGAGAAGCTCTCCTCTCTTGAAGATCTTATCCAGGAGATGGAGGAGAAGGGCCAGCAGCCCCCCAATGAACTCCTGCAG GACGTTAGAAGCCTCTCGGAGAA CTGTGAGCAGGAGGAGACATTTCGTGATCTTGTGGCTTTCCCTCTTGAGCTGAAGTCAAAGATCTGGGGTGTCTTTGACAGAAATGGCTTTCTAGCTGACCTGGAGAAGCACTTCCGAG ATATTAGCTTATCTGGACCCCAACTTCATAAAG CAAATGTTACTCTGGATCCAGAAACAGCATTCTTCTGCCTCAACGTGTCTGGAGATTGCAAACATGTGAACTATCGAAAGTACCGATATTTGACCGACAACCCTGAGAGGTTCGATGACTGTTATTACGTGCTAGGACGTGAGGGATTCACCGCAGGGAGACACTACTGGGAAGTCACTATGGAAGGTGAGGGAACTTGGGCTGTGGGGGTGGCCAGGAAATCCGTACGGAGGAAAGGCGATGTGGAATGTAGAACTGAGGAAGGGATCTGGGCTTTTGAGAAACGTGGTAATGGCTACAGAGCCTCCAACCTTCCTAAAAAATCTTTTCTTCCCTTGAGTGGGAAGCTGAGGAGGATCCGGGTGTCCCTGAACTATGACGAGGGACGGGTATCCTTTCATGATCTGGATAAAGGATCCCATCTCTACACCTTCTCTGGAGCCTCTTTCTCTGGGGAGACCCTTCTCCCCTTCTTTGAAGTAGACGACTCCCTCACAATCTCATCTTAG
- the LOC110070411 gene encoding E3 ubiquitin-protein ligase TRIM39 isoform X1 encodes MADASDRGLGAMLAQEIDGEEHPILYLSRKLTPRLQRRSSRRQKTSWEDMAAARVSSLQNLSEAALCSICLEYFKDPVIIIECGHNFCRACLTQCWEGTEGRKVSCPQCREKVQRNFIPNRLLANLAEKLSHLETQTEGVCEEHQEPLKLFCKDDKTLMCLVCDRSKEHRDHEVVPVKEAAQEYQDLITSRLEHLEDERGEVTKCKEETEEESQALLQQTKAEREEMNAVLRNLQQFLGKHEKLLGAQLEEVEKEIARKRGKHLAKLSEKLSSLEDLIQEMEEKGQQPPNELLQDVRSLSENCEQEETFRDLVAFPLELKSKIWGVFDRNGFLADLEKHFRDISLSGPQLHKAANVTLDPETAFFCLNVSGDCKHVNYRKYRYLTDNPERFDDCYYVLGREGFTAGRHYWEVTMEGEGTWAVGVARKSVRRKGDVECRTEEGIWAFEKRGNGYRASNLPKKSFLPLSGKLRRIRVSLNYDEGRVSFHDLDKGSHLYTFSGASFSGETLLPFFEVDDSLTISS; translated from the exons ATG GCGGATGCGTCAGACAGAGGGCTAGGAGCAATGTTGGCCCAAGAAATTGATGGAGAGGAACATCCAATATTGTACCTAAGCAGGAAACTTACTCCCAGATTACAGAGACGAAGCAGCAGACGACAAAAAACTTCCTGGGAAGATATGGCCGCTGCTCGGGTCAGTTCCTTGCAGAACCTCAGCGAGGCAGCCCTTTGCTCCATCTGCCTGGAGTATTTCAAGGATCCCGTGATCATTATAGAGTGTGGCCACAATTTCTGCCGAGCCTGCCTGACCCAGTGCTGGGAGGGGACGGAGGGCAGAAAGGTTTCCTGCCCTCAATGCAGAGAAAAAGTCCAAAGGAATTTCATCCCCAATCGGCTGCTGGCAAACTTGGCGGAGAAACTCAGTCACCTGGAAACTCAGACAGAAGGTGTCTGTGAAGAACATCAGGAGCCCTTGAAACTCTTCTGCAAGGATGACAAAACCCTCATGTGCCTTGTTTGTGACAGATCCAAAGAGCACCGAGACCATGAGGTGGTTCCTgtcaaggaagctgcccaggagtacCAG GATCTGATCACCAGTCGCTTGGAGcatctggaggatgagaggggGGAAGTCACAAAATGTAAAGAAGAAACCGAAGAGGAAAGTCAAGCCTTGCTT CAACAAACAAAAGCAGAGAGGGAAGAGATGAATGCAGTCTTGAGAAATTTACAACAGTTTTTGGGAAAACACGAGAAGCTTCTCGGGGCCCAGTTGGAAGAGGTGGAAAAGGAGATTGCGAGGAAAAGGGGCAAACACCTGGCCAAACTCTCCGAGAAGCTCTCCTCTCTTGAAGATCTTATCCAGGAGATGGAGGAGAAGGGCCAGCAGCCCCCCAATGAACTCCTGCAG GACGTTAGAAGCCTCTCGGAGAA CTGTGAGCAGGAGGAGACATTTCGTGATCTTGTGGCTTTCCCTCTTGAGCTGAAGTCAAAGATCTGGGGTGTCTTTGACAGAAATGGCTTTCTAGCTGACCTGGAGAAGCACTTCCGAG ATATTAGCTTATCTGGACCCCAACTTCATAAAG CAGCAAATGTTACTCTGGATCCAGAAACAGCATTCTTCTGCCTCAACGTGTCTGGAGATTGCAAACATGTGAACTATCGAAAGTACCGATATTTGACCGACAACCCTGAGAGGTTCGATGACTGTTATTACGTGCTAGGACGTGAGGGATTCACCGCAGGGAGACACTACTGGGAAGTCACTATGGAAGGTGAGGGAACTTGGGCTGTGGGGGTGGCCAGGAAATCCGTACGGAGGAAAGGCGATGTGGAATGTAGAACTGAGGAAGGGATCTGGGCTTTTGAGAAACGTGGTAATGGCTACAGAGCCTCCAACCTTCCTAAAAAATCTTTTCTTCCCTTGAGTGGGAAGCTGAGGAGGATCCGGGTGTCCCTGAACTATGACGAGGGACGGGTATCCTTTCATGATCTGGATAAAGGATCCCATCTCTACACCTTCTCTGGAGCCTCTTTCTCTGGGGAGACCCTTCTCCCCTTCTTTGAAGTAGACGACTCCCTCACAATCTCATCTTAG
- the LOC110070411 gene encoding E3 ubiquitin-protein ligase TRIM39 isoform X3 → MLAQEIDGEEHPILYLSRKLTPRLQRRSSRRQKTSWEDMAAARVSSLQNLSEAALCSICLEYFKDPVIIIECGHNFCRACLTQCWEGTEGRKVSCPQCREKVQRNFIPNRLLANLAEKLSHLETQTEGVCEEHQEPLKLFCKDDKTLMCLVCDRSKEHRDHEVVPVKEAAQEYQDLITSRLEHLEDERGEVTKCKEETEEESQALLQQTKAEREEMNAVLRNLQQFLGKHEKLLGAQLEEVEKEIARKRGKHLAKLSEKLSSLEDLIQEMEEKGQQPPNELLQDVRSLSENCEQEETFRDLVAFPLELKSKIWGVFDRNGFLADLEKHFRDISLSGPQLHKAANVTLDPETAFFCLNVSGDCKHVNYRKYRYLTDNPERFDDCYYVLGREGFTAGRHYWEVTMEGEGTWAVGVARKSVRRKGDVECRTEEGIWAFEKRGNGYRASNLPKKSFLPLSGKLRRIRVSLNYDEGRVSFHDLDKGSHLYTFSGASFSGETLLPFFEVDDSLTISS, encoded by the exons ATGTTGGCCCAAGAAATTGATGGAGAGGAACATCCAATATTGTACCTAAGCAGGAAACTTACTCCCAGATTACAGAGACGAAGCAGCAGACGACAAAAAACTTCCTGGGAAGATATGGCCGCTGCTCGGGTCAGTTCCTTGCAGAACCTCAGCGAGGCAGCCCTTTGCTCCATCTGCCTGGAGTATTTCAAGGATCCCGTGATCATTATAGAGTGTGGCCACAATTTCTGCCGAGCCTGCCTGACCCAGTGCTGGGAGGGGACGGAGGGCAGAAAGGTTTCCTGCCCTCAATGCAGAGAAAAAGTCCAAAGGAATTTCATCCCCAATCGGCTGCTGGCAAACTTGGCGGAGAAACTCAGTCACCTGGAAACTCAGACAGAAGGTGTCTGTGAAGAACATCAGGAGCCCTTGAAACTCTTCTGCAAGGATGACAAAACCCTCATGTGCCTTGTTTGTGACAGATCCAAAGAGCACCGAGACCATGAGGTGGTTCCTgtcaaggaagctgcccaggagtacCAG GATCTGATCACCAGTCGCTTGGAGcatctggaggatgagaggggGGAAGTCACAAAATGTAAAGAAGAAACCGAAGAGGAAAGTCAAGCCTTGCTT CAACAAACAAAAGCAGAGAGGGAAGAGATGAATGCAGTCTTGAGAAATTTACAACAGTTTTTGGGAAAACACGAGAAGCTTCTCGGGGCCCAGTTGGAAGAGGTGGAAAAGGAGATTGCGAGGAAAAGGGGCAAACACCTGGCCAAACTCTCCGAGAAGCTCTCCTCTCTTGAAGATCTTATCCAGGAGATGGAGGAGAAGGGCCAGCAGCCCCCCAATGAACTCCTGCAG GACGTTAGAAGCCTCTCGGAGAA CTGTGAGCAGGAGGAGACATTTCGTGATCTTGTGGCTTTCCCTCTTGAGCTGAAGTCAAAGATCTGGGGTGTCTTTGACAGAAATGGCTTTCTAGCTGACCTGGAGAAGCACTTCCGAG ATATTAGCTTATCTGGACCCCAACTTCATAAAG CAGCAAATGTTACTCTGGATCCAGAAACAGCATTCTTCTGCCTCAACGTGTCTGGAGATTGCAAACATGTGAACTATCGAAAGTACCGATATTTGACCGACAACCCTGAGAGGTTCGATGACTGTTATTACGTGCTAGGACGTGAGGGATTCACCGCAGGGAGACACTACTGGGAAGTCACTATGGAAGGTGAGGGAACTTGGGCTGTGGGGGTGGCCAGGAAATCCGTACGGAGGAAAGGCGATGTGGAATGTAGAACTGAGGAAGGGATCTGGGCTTTTGAGAAACGTGGTAATGGCTACAGAGCCTCCAACCTTCCTAAAAAATCTTTTCTTCCCTTGAGTGGGAAGCTGAGGAGGATCCGGGTGTCCCTGAACTATGACGAGGGACGGGTATCCTTTCATGATCTGGATAAAGGATCCCATCTCTACACCTTCTCTGGAGCCTCTTTCTCTGGGGAGACCCTTCTCCCCTTCTTTGAAGTAGACGACTCCCTCACAATCTCATCTTAG
- the LOC110070411 gene encoding E3 ubiquitin-protein ligase TRIM39 isoform X4, with amino-acid sequence MLAQEIDGEEHPILYLSRKLTPRLQRRSSRRQKTSWEDMAAARVSSLQNLSEAALCSICLEYFKDPVIIIECGHNFCRACLTQCWEGTEGRKVSCPQCREKVQRNFIPNRLLANLAEKLSHLETQTEGVCEEHQEPLKLFCKDDKTLMCLVCDRSKEHRDHEVVPVKEAAQEYQDLITSRLEHLEDERGEVTKCKEETEEESQALLQQTKAEREEMNAVLRNLQQFLGKHEKLLGAQLEEVEKEIARKRGKHLAKLSEKLSSLEDLIQEMEEKGQQPPNELLQDVRSLSENCEQEETFRDLVAFPLELKSKIWGVFDRNGFLADLEKHFRDISLSGPQLHKANVTLDPETAFFCLNVSGDCKHVNYRKYRYLTDNPERFDDCYYVLGREGFTAGRHYWEVTMEGEGTWAVGVARKSVRRKGDVECRTEEGIWAFEKRGNGYRASNLPKKSFLPLSGKLRRIRVSLNYDEGRVSFHDLDKGSHLYTFSGASFSGETLLPFFEVDDSLTISS; translated from the exons ATGTTGGCCCAAGAAATTGATGGAGAGGAACATCCAATATTGTACCTAAGCAGGAAACTTACTCCCAGATTACAGAGACGAAGCAGCAGACGACAAAAAACTTCCTGGGAAGATATGGCCGCTGCTCGGGTCAGTTCCTTGCAGAACCTCAGCGAGGCAGCCCTTTGCTCCATCTGCCTGGAGTATTTCAAGGATCCCGTGATCATTATAGAGTGTGGCCACAATTTCTGCCGAGCCTGCCTGACCCAGTGCTGGGAGGGGACGGAGGGCAGAAAGGTTTCCTGCCCTCAATGCAGAGAAAAAGTCCAAAGGAATTTCATCCCCAATCGGCTGCTGGCAAACTTGGCGGAGAAACTCAGTCACCTGGAAACTCAGACAGAAGGTGTCTGTGAAGAACATCAGGAGCCCTTGAAACTCTTCTGCAAGGATGACAAAACCCTCATGTGCCTTGTTTGTGACAGATCCAAAGAGCACCGAGACCATGAGGTGGTTCCTgtcaaggaagctgcccaggagtacCAG GATCTGATCACCAGTCGCTTGGAGcatctggaggatgagaggggGGAAGTCACAAAATGTAAAGAAGAAACCGAAGAGGAAAGTCAAGCCTTGCTT CAACAAACAAAAGCAGAGAGGGAAGAGATGAATGCAGTCTTGAGAAATTTACAACAGTTTTTGGGAAAACACGAGAAGCTTCTCGGGGCCCAGTTGGAAGAGGTGGAAAAGGAGATTGCGAGGAAAAGGGGCAAACACCTGGCCAAACTCTCCGAGAAGCTCTCCTCTCTTGAAGATCTTATCCAGGAGATGGAGGAGAAGGGCCAGCAGCCCCCCAATGAACTCCTGCAG GACGTTAGAAGCCTCTCGGAGAA CTGTGAGCAGGAGGAGACATTTCGTGATCTTGTGGCTTTCCCTCTTGAGCTGAAGTCAAAGATCTGGGGTGTCTTTGACAGAAATGGCTTTCTAGCTGACCTGGAGAAGCACTTCCGAG ATATTAGCTTATCTGGACCCCAACTTCATAAAG CAAATGTTACTCTGGATCCAGAAACAGCATTCTTCTGCCTCAACGTGTCTGGAGATTGCAAACATGTGAACTATCGAAAGTACCGATATTTGACCGACAACCCTGAGAGGTTCGATGACTGTTATTACGTGCTAGGACGTGAGGGATTCACCGCAGGGAGACACTACTGGGAAGTCACTATGGAAGGTGAGGGAACTTGGGCTGTGGGGGTGGCCAGGAAATCCGTACGGAGGAAAGGCGATGTGGAATGTAGAACTGAGGAAGGGATCTGGGCTTTTGAGAAACGTGGTAATGGCTACAGAGCCTCCAACCTTCCTAAAAAATCTTTTCTTCCCTTGAGTGGGAAGCTGAGGAGGATCCGGGTGTCCCTGAACTATGACGAGGGACGGGTATCCTTTCATGATCTGGATAAAGGATCCCATCTCTACACCTTCTCTGGAGCCTCTTTCTCTGGGGAGACCCTTCTCCCCTTCTTTGAAGTAGACGACTCCCTCACAATCTCATCTTAG